The DNA segment tagttgtgtggcaatatggttttagttgtttattttataatggttataaagaaattagaactaaaatctataagaaagacatgcatacCAACTTAGATTTGAATTgtggttttaaaattattttaaaacttcGTGAGATAGACGTAAaatcatggttctaatatgattagcaaccttaggctttaatcttttaatcagtttaataggactaaattgactaataaaaggttaaagtattgcaaatctatctataagggatcttttgtctaagacaggttctgtctaggctaggatATTTAAGgtgatggaaacggaacactcctatctgggaacctacctggaaaggtgaattagatagatttgatgcatgcatgtatggttaaggaaaatgcattaaagagtttaatgtgactacttgaacttgtttaatttcaaagacaagagcTGTTTTTAGCAGATTAAACTCACTTAGATTAAAATTAGTAGtcggatggtctaagttaatgaatccctaggtagaacatttagtgggaggtacttggggcatctGATGCTTTATTTAAACTTCTCGCATTTCTACCTTTATtgtccacactgtgagatctatcctcggcctcgtggcaccttgggagtgtccccctaaaggatggtgtttgggtaggtcaatatcaaggtggatggagagaatgttcatagtaagtgggagcgggtcgtgcgacagcatatcccactgTCTCTCttgttaggttggataaagtttttgtgTATTGCCTCCAGGCACTctgggagtgtcctcctatagGATGGAAGTTTTgtacgtttctttatttgatctcctgtataggataaggttacttagtctcttgtcatAATCTGTTTTTTCTCTATGGGTAGAGCATTAAAGCGGGACTCTGGGGCCGAAAACGAAGGGTTACATTTACATGGAATTGTTAAGGGCTAACAGTTCTGAACCAAACAAATGGTGAttgttaggtttagttccaagagttggttctgcctaatggttgagagtgtctcatcccagtgaaggggcatctgatcagcccaccagtgacgtttgtcctacttcgctggggcatcattgcaaaatagaagtcttatcacttagagtacttggaaactattttgctaaaactaattggtgttaaaatgtggtttagcaaaagaCTCATAAGTTTTTTAgcaatggttttaaaaatggctacagccacaatTGCTTTGCTTAGCACCGATAAGTTGACTGACGACAATTACGCTAGTTgtaaacatatgatcacgataATAccaatcatcgaggatctcatgtttgcccttACGGAGGAGCgttctcctattccagctcctaacgccgctcgaaatgttcgggaggcgtACAAGCATTGGacacgggcgaatgagaaggctcgagcctatattTTGGCCAGTCTGAGCCACGTGTttgccaagaagcatgagctcatAGTCTTagcgcatgagatcatggagtccgtACAGGGGATGTTCGAATAACTGTTTAGATaactcaagcatgaggctctgaaatacatcttcaacaCCAAAATGGAGCAAGGCACCTTTGTTCGTGAACACGTCCTTA comes from the Benincasa hispida cultivar B227 chromosome 5, ASM972705v1, whole genome shotgun sequence genome and includes:
- the LOC120078011 gene encoding uncharacterized protein LOC120078011, with translation MATATIALLSTDKLTDDNYASCKHMITIIPIIEDLMFALTEERSPIPAPNAARNVREAYKHWTRANEKARAYILASLSHVFAKKHELIVLAHEIMESVQGMFE